One Natrinema halophilum genomic window carries:
- a CDS encoding DCC1-like thiol-disulfide oxidoreductase family protein, translating to MPEPQVTGVLLYDGDCPFCSAASTAMRRLEDVVAVPWDDPAAQAFLEAQFGEAPFALFYVDIAAETVWAGRAAASELCDRAGMPVLVRDIVDENYERFADAVRSVSGVDRDIDPYHDAYPLVDDAAALFDELAANGERTHVPST from the coding sequence ATGCCCGAACCGCAGGTCACCGGCGTTCTGCTTTACGACGGCGACTGCCCGTTCTGTTCGGCGGCGTCGACCGCGATGCGTCGACTAGAAGACGTCGTCGCCGTTCCGTGGGACGACCCGGCCGCACAGGCGTTTCTCGAGGCGCAATTCGGCGAGGCTCCGTTCGCCCTGTTCTACGTCGATATAGCGGCCGAGACGGTCTGGGCGGGCCGAGCCGCGGCAAGCGAACTCTGTGACCGTGCCGGTATGCCTGTTCTAGTCCGGGATATCGTCGACGAGAACTACGAGCGGTTCGCGGACGCCGTCCGGTCCGTTTCGGGAGTCGACCGCGATATCGATCCCTATCACGACGCGTATCCGTTGGTCGACGACGCCGCGGCGCTGTTCGACGAGCTGGCGGCGAACGGCGAGCGAACGCACGTGCCGAGTACGTGA
- a CDS encoding DUF7405 family protein, whose amino-acid sequence MDGPDRGLSRRAFVRSAVAIGGASALAACLQREESEDVPQAALAPEDLPDRQHAWNEFLSTDDHGNVHPPEHHLLLGLEYVGNGPADASGERERLESAFRTLEKAYRRGNDGLVFAVGYGPVYFDRFDGDGPEGIDLPAPKALTPFEDPAFDEYDALVHLASDYGHVTLSAEEALKGELEQLNGLETEGSFNDIFEVAGRRTGFIGRGLPAERQSGVSGIPDSEPVPEDAPMFMGFKSGFRHNQASEDRVTIPDGPYAGGTTIHLSKIQLHLHQWYEQDSRAQRVSKMFSPTHNTDNLVEGAGQNLGDSSGVTDGPNTAAEAARSKGTVGHAQKAARAREDGEPIILRRDFDSTDDETATTHFLSLQRSIADFVKTREAMTGADLSGPPTNSGILQYLTVRNRANYLVPPRERRSLPVPNPR is encoded by the coding sequence ATGGACGGACCGGATCGCGGACTCTCGCGTCGCGCGTTCGTTCGTAGTGCAGTCGCTATCGGCGGCGCGAGTGCGCTCGCCGCTTGCCTCCAGCGCGAGGAAAGCGAGGACGTGCCACAGGCAGCCCTCGCTCCCGAGGACCTCCCCGATCGCCAGCACGCCTGGAACGAATTTCTCTCGACTGACGATCACGGCAACGTACACCCACCCGAACACCACCTCTTGCTCGGCCTCGAGTACGTCGGCAACGGCCCAGCCGATGCGTCCGGCGAACGCGAACGACTCGAGTCCGCGTTCAGAACGCTCGAGAAAGCGTACAGGCGGGGGAACGACGGTCTGGTGTTCGCAGTTGGATACGGGCCGGTGTATTTCGACCGGTTCGACGGCGACGGACCCGAAGGGATCGACCTACCGGCTCCGAAGGCGTTGACGCCGTTCGAGGATCCCGCATTCGACGAGTACGACGCGCTCGTTCACCTGGCCAGCGACTACGGTCACGTCACCTTAAGCGCCGAAGAGGCCCTGAAAGGTGAACTCGAGCAGCTAAACGGTCTCGAGACCGAGGGGTCGTTCAACGATATCTTCGAGGTTGCCGGCCGTCGGACGGGATTCATCGGGCGCGGCCTCCCCGCAGAACGCCAGTCGGGCGTCAGCGGCATTCCGGATAGCGAACCCGTCCCCGAGGATGCGCCGATGTTCATGGGATTTAAATCCGGGTTTCGACACAATCAGGCGAGCGAGGACCGCGTTACAATTCCGGACGGACCGTACGCGGGTGGGACCACGATTCACCTCTCGAAGATACAGCTCCACCTCCACCAGTGGTACGAGCAAGACAGCCGGGCCCAGCGCGTCTCCAAGATGTTTTCGCCGACCCACAACACAGATAACCTGGTCGAAGGAGCCGGCCAGAACCTCGGCGACTCGAGTGGCGTAACCGACGGTCCGAACACCGCAGCCGAGGCTGCCCGGAGCAAGGGGACCGTCGGCCACGCTCAGAAAGCCGCCCGCGCACGTGAAGACGGTGAGCCGATCATCCTTCGACGGGACTTCGACTCGACCGACGACGAAACGGCGACCACTCACTTCCTCTCATTGCAGCGCTCCATCGCGGACTTCGTGAAAACTCGCGAAGCGATGACCGGGGCCGACCTCTCCGGTCCGCCAACCAACAGCGGTATTCTCCAGTATCTCACCGTTCGTAACCGGGCGAACTACCTCGTCCCGCCGCGGGAGCGTCGGTCCCTTCCCGTTCCGAACCCCCGGTGA
- the dps gene encoding DNA protection during starvation protein produces MSDEKPHVAGNVDAGDTSERVGMNVLRERGLEPEDLREKLVDAIGAEFTTYYYYTNLRMHLAGHEDYKEIAEDARLEDRAHFELVAPRVYELGGALPNDIRDFADRASCPDAEVPTPMDDEGGFDTHSLDAESILEVLLEAERCAIRTWSEICDMTQGKDPRTYDMASRILQEEIEHEAWFVELLSMERDGEINPAGHFIRGEPGDAPYSTNRRFNDSA; encoded by the coding sequence ATGTCCGACGAAAAACCACACGTTGCAGGCAACGTCGATGCAGGGGATACGAGCGAACGAGTTGGAATGAATGTCCTTCGCGAACGGGGACTCGAACCCGAAGACCTTCGCGAAAAACTAGTGGACGCGATTGGTGCCGAATTCACCACCTATTACTACTATACGAACCTGCGAATGCATCTTGCTGGTCACGAAGACTACAAGGAAATAGCCGAAGATGCCCGCCTCGAGGACCGGGCGCACTTCGAACTCGTCGCGCCGCGAGTGTACGAACTCGGCGGTGCGTTACCGAACGACATCCGAGATTTCGCAGACCGGGCTTCTTGTCCGGATGCGGAGGTCCCAACCCCAATGGACGACGAGGGCGGTTTCGACACCCACAGCCTCGACGCCGAGTCGATTCTGGAGGTACTGCTCGAGGCCGAGCGCTGTGCCATCCGCACGTGGTCGGAAATCTGCGACATGACCCAGGGGAAAGACCCCCGGACCTACGACATGGCCTCCCGCATCCTTCAGGAAGAGATCGAACACGAGGCGTGGTTCGTCGAACTGCTCTCGATGGAGCGCGACGGCGAGATCAACCCCGCAGGCCACTTCATCCGTGGCGAACCCGGCGATGCCCCCTACTCGACGAACCGCCGGTTCAACGATAGCG
- a CDS encoding 2Fe-2S iron-sulfur cluster-binding protein — MTAPTTWEVELLLPDDADLDAAGESRTIEVGEDESILAAARAADLWLSADCQQGWCITCGAKLVSGEVDHSQAKRYYPEDEEAGFVLTCVARPRSDCVIEAEQYAELLQHRADHDKPPGRSKLG, encoded by the coding sequence GTGACAGCCCCCACTACCTGGGAGGTCGAACTGCTACTCCCCGACGACGCAGATCTGGACGCGGCCGGCGAGTCGCGAACGATCGAGGTCGGCGAGGACGAGTCGATACTGGCGGCAGCCCGCGCCGCTGACCTGTGGCTGTCCGCCGACTGTCAGCAGGGGTGGTGTATCACGTGCGGCGCGAAGCTCGTTTCCGGCGAAGTCGACCACAGTCAGGCCAAACGGTACTATCCGGAGGACGAGGAAGCAGGTTTCGTCCTCACCTGCGTCGCCCGCCCCCGATCGGATTGCGTCATCGAGGCCGAACAGTACGCCGAACTGCTTCAACACCGGGCCGACCACGACAAGCCACCGGGCCGATCGAAGCTCGGATAG